The following proteins come from a genomic window of Thermoproteus sp.:
- a CDS encoding family 1 encapsulin nanocompartment shell protein has translation MFSKTPVEIFREKELSEGEVADALRVAIMAELDAINLYLQLSRLIKEERVRKVFEDVAKEEKTHFGEFLALLKAYDKEQGGQLQAGASEVEELTGVKTSGDPPLDVLKSSLAEGELKAIESRIRDVTSEMRRFRKYIGVYQAGPIDAVPLEEISTGPAISTSRSIIPLREITIKFSIAQRQIEYARSRGENVYSAAVDRAAARLAYEEDSLILNELLANPKIRTVAMSSWDSPGSATAEISNAVGVLYSEYIPEPYVLFLSPGRYAKLLAVVERTGVMELTRVKSLVRDVAVLPQLRDDVAILVSTHPSVLDIAVGVDSSLMYLGPGDEAHLFLIRETLGVRVKDPRGVLILRQQ, from the coding sequence ATGTTCTCAAAAACACCTGTTGAAATATTCAGAGAGAAAGAGCTTTCTGAGGGCGAAGTCGCCGATGCGCTCCGGGTGGCCATAATGGCCGAATTAGACGCCATAAACTTATACCTCCAACTCTCTAGGCTGATTAAAGAGGAGAGAGTCAGGAAGGTCTTCGAAGATGTGGCCAAAGAGGAGAAGACACATTTCGGCGAGTTTTTGGCTTTACTTAAGGCATACGACAAGGAGCAAGGAGGACAGCTACAAGCGGGCGCGTCTGAAGTAGAAGAATTGACAGGCGTTAAGACAAGCGGCGATCCCCCACTGGATGTTCTGAAGTCTTCGCTCGCCGAGGGGGAGCTTAAAGCTATCGAGTCTAGAATTAGAGATGTGACGAGCGAGATGAGGAGATTCAGAAAATACATAGGGGTGTATCAAGCCGGCCCTATAGACGCCGTACCTCTAGAGGAGATCTCGACGGGTCCCGCCATATCCACCTCTAGGTCTATAATTCCGTTGAGAGAAATAACAATAAAATTCTCTATAGCTCAGAGGCAGATAGAATACGCGAGATCGCGCGGCGAGAACGTCTATTCGGCCGCCGTAGATCGAGCCGCGGCTAGACTGGCATATGAGGAAGACTCCTTAATCCTAAACGAGCTGTTAGCCAACCCGAAAATTAGAACTGTCGCTATGTCCTCCTGGGACTCTCCGGGCTCGGCGACGGCGGAGATCTCAAACGCGGTGGGTGTGCTCTATAGCGAATATATCCCCGAGCCCTACGTGCTCTTCCTAAGCCCCGGAAGATACGCCAAATTGTTGGCAGTAGTGGAGAGGACCGGCGTCATGGAGCTAACGAGAGTTAAGTCTCTAGTCAGAGACGTGGCAGTACTGCCTCAGTTGAGGGATGACGTGGCTATTTTGGTTTCGACGCACCCATCTGTCCTCGATATAGCCGTAGGCGTGGACTCATCTCTGATGTATTTGGGGCCTGGAGATGAGGCCCATCTATTCCTCATACGGGAGACTTTAGGTGTTAGAGTTAAAGACCCAAGAGGCGTTTTGATATTGAGACAGCAATAA
- a CDS encoding CoA pyrophosphatase translates to MCLKLEVPSGGPNTAAVALLVRGRSFLVIKRAERPGDPWSGQVGFPGGRWKPGEDLMGTVRREVEEEVGLRLDPDSLRGVMDPDSPMNAPNLLVYPFVFQLGDVGELNVKADEVAGFRWVTREELKEVEWRGRPAFEVGGWIIWGLTYRFIKRAIACHII, encoded by the coding sequence ATGTGCCTTAAGTTGGAGGTGCCGAGTGGGGGGCCGAATACGGCCGCTGTGGCCTTGTTGGTGAGGGGCCGGAGCTTCCTTGTGATAAAGAGGGCGGAAAGGCCTGGAGATCCGTGGTCGGGCCAAGTTGGCTTTCCTGGCGGGCGCTGGAAGCCAGGAGAGGACCTCATGGGGACCGTCAGGAGGGAGGTAGAGGAGGAGGTGGGGCTGAGGCTAGACCCAGATTCGCTTAGGGGGGTTATGGATCCAGATTCGCCGATGAATGCGCCGAACCTCTTGGTTTATCCCTTTGTCTTCCAGTTGGGCGATGTGGGGGAGTTAAACGTGAAGGCCGATGAAGTCGCGGGGTTTAGGTGGGTGACCAGAGAGGAGTTGAAAGAAGTGGAGTGGAGGGGGAGGCCGGCCTTCGAGGTGGGCGGCTGGATCATATGGGGTCTGACCTATAGATTCATAAAGAGGGCTATAGCTTGCCATATTATATAA